The following proteins are encoded in a genomic region of Drosophila willistoni isolate 14030-0811.24 chromosome 3R, UCI_dwil_1.1, whole genome shotgun sequence:
- the LOC6647190 gene encoding uncharacterized protein LOC6647190, with the protein MANNNYNNEDNFKMDHKILDSCDEVDFVRVTHNNNNEYEELSSTQVAGFTDSNTKATTSATTTSAAGAAAAIGEPNGNNTLKKSKERRTLFNFGSNKKYQQQQQQQHQQVDVAATSDTFEAPPAPAVPIGTPPRQHKFVKSHSLARLLGNTYNAKKFEKEEQKRKANEVGNGSGNGKFNTFSGRRGRAGPYLERFTRVSKEDGDIAYDDSKVTNMMTLTTDSRDLLYGSRQEHRGEQECQTPQEPNVPHHHQRQQDHQHNLSSRTMKTLTRSLGKLWWKRTHSVEISTPDPEFKVSYLGNVLTGWAKAGEGCVEKQLNTLWRNYTQHSKPDVIMRVKVCASGLKATTRQHGLTEYWSNRITYCCAPKNYPRVFCWIYRHEGRKLKHELRCHAVLCSKEKIAQDICETLKENLESALREFKREKILKQNARLSLANAVYDNPSLPRRKIMLSVGGNNYRPPLERSKSAPKLMAIEEAIGEEEGDEIEDTNEPEMMPCCQKDSLYPAMTLGRRRCRRGHSIRRTGKIKMAASCCSTHDQEPNVPMETKQENKARDIQSNDGSDSDDFEKLLKFDTTLSNELLPYFDMQLHKSSSRSMTSLSEYQDGEAQEVGDKDVLEEEPLSLLPIINSDPSADPEADYQTKSAPRMVNDGDEDVEIVGVEEEDYMDDADDHYFRQAAMLTMLHRSSMRKIRASHETASLQFRHQAQSSISSNASSSTTASSTAARASSTTSSQHGLLQSPDSDEGSISSGCETASTVTNVNPEHEQEQVLEQMMMYQRLEPQLRLSDISTTYSSSSSITLKMSEEDAPNQTDDGSDSDESGYVEFQEKDKVNAVGASTNDRPARVKPQLPPKPAPRRSISHVAVGAAESML; encoded by the exons atggccaacaacaattacaataaCGAAGATAATTTCAAAATGGACCATAAAATATTAGACAGCTGCGATGAAGTGGATTTTGTACGTGttacacacaacaacaacaacgagtaTGAAGAATTGAGTAGCACCCAAGTTGCAGGGTTTACCGACAGCAACACCAAAGCTACAACATCAGCGACAACTACatcagcagcaggagcagcagcagcaattggCGAACCAAATGGCAACAACACATTAAAAAAGTCAAAGGAACGTCGCACTCTGTTCAATTTtggcagcaacaaaaaatatcaacaacaacagcagcagcagcatcagcaagTGGATGTTGCCGCGACCAGCGATACTTTTGAGGCGCCGCCTGCACCTGCAGTGCCAATTGGTACACCACCTCGCCAACACAAATTCGTCAAGAGTCACAGCTTAGCTCGTCTTCTGGGCAACACTTACAATGCCaagaaatttgaaaaagaagAGCAAAAACGTAAAGCCAATGAGGTGGGCAATGGGAGTGGAAATGGTAAATTCAATACCTTTAGTGGGCGACGTGGTAGGGCTGGTCCTTATCTGGAACGTTTTACTCGGGTCTCCAAAGAGGATGGCGACATTGCCTACGACGATTCAAAGGTGACAAATATGATGACACTTACCACAGATTCACGCGACTTGCTTTATGGATCAAGACAAGAGCATAGGGGAGAGCAGGAGTGTCAGACACCTCAAGAGCCTAATGTCCCCCATCATCACCAGCGGCAACAGGATCATCAACACAATTTAAGCTCCAGGACCATGAAAACACTGACACGCAGTTTGGGTAAACTCTGGTGGAAGCGTACCCACAGTGTGGAGATAAGCACACCAGATCCTGAATTTAAAGTTTCATATTTAGGCAATGTCCTAACAGGATGGGCCAAAG CTGGAGAGGGTTGTGTGGAGAAACAATTGAACACACTGTGGCGCAATTATACCCAACATTCCAAGCCCGATGTTATAATGCGTGTTAAGGTCTGTGCCTCAGGATTGAAAGCAACCACCAGACAACACGGACTAACCGAATACTGGAGTAACCGGATAACATATTGCTGTGCCCCCAAAAATTATCCACGGGTCTTTTGTTGGATTTATCGTCATGAGGGTAGAAAATTGAAGCATGAACTACGTTGCCATGCAGTTCTGTGCAGTAAGGAGAAGATTGCCCAGGATATATGCGAGACTTTGAAA gaGAATCTTGAAAGTGCTTTGCGTGAATTTAAACGTGAGAAAATTCTAAAGCAAAACGCTCGTCTCAGTTTAGCCAACGCGGTATACGATAATCCAAGTTTACCACGTCGCAAGATTATGTTGAGCGTCGGCGGCAATAATTATCGCCCACCATTGGAACGGTCTAAGTCAGCACCAAAGCTAATGGCAATTGAAGAGGCTATTGGCGAGGAGGAGGGTGATGAAATCGAAGATACAAACGAGCCAGAAATGATGCCGTGCTGTCAGAAGGACTCTCTTTATCCGGCAATGACATTGGGACGCCGTCGTTGTCGCCGAGGACATTCGATAAGGCGCACAGGAAAGATCAAAATGGCAGCATCATGCTGTTCCACACACGATCAGGAGCCAAATGTTCCGATGGAGACGAAGCAAGAGAACAAAGCAAGGGATATTCAAAGCAACGATGGCTCCGACTCCGATGACTTTGAAAAGCTCTTAAAATTTGACACAACTTTGAGTAACGAATTATTGCCTTATTTTGATATGCAACTTCATAAGAGTAGCAGTCGAAGCATGACTAGTTTAAGTGAATATCAAGACGGGGAGGCACAGGAAGTCGGTGACAAGGATGTGCTTGAAGAGGAACCACTTAGTCTGCTACCCATCATCAATAGTGATCCAAGTGCCGATCCTGAAGCGGATTATCAAACTAAAAGTGCCCCAAGAATGGTTAATGATGGCGATGAAGATGTGGAAATCGTTGGAGTCGAAGAGGAGGATTATATGGATGATGCTGATGACCATTATTTCCGTCAAGCGGCTATGTTAACCATGCTCCATCGCAGTTCCATGCGTAAGATTCGAGCCAGTCACGAAACTGCTAGCCTCCAATTTCGACATCAGGCTCAATCTTCTATTTCGTCGAATGCCTCTAGCTCTACAACAGCCAGCTCGACGGCCGCTCGGGCCAGCTCCACAACATCTTCACAACATGGTCTTTTGCAAAGTCCAGACAGTGATGAAGGCTCCATTTCAAGCGGCTGTGAAACAGCCAGCACAGTTACAAATGTGAATCCAGAACATGAACAGGAGCAAGTGCTGGAGCAAATGATGATGTACCAAAGATTGGAGCCGCAGTTGAGACTTAGCGATATAAGCACCACCTATAGCAGCTCTAGTAGCATTACGCTCAAAATGAGTGAAGAGGATGCACCTAACCAGACAGATGATGGCTCTGATAGTGATGAAAGCGGCTATGTAGAGTTTCAAGAAAAGGATAAGGTTAATGCTGTTGGTGCTTCGACTAATGATCGTCCTGCTCGTGTGAAGCCCCAGTTGCCACCAAAGCCGGCGCCAAGGCGCTCGATCAGTCatgttgctgttggtgctgCAGAAAGTatgctttaa